From one Gossypium hirsutum isolate 1008001.06 chromosome D08, Gossypium_hirsutum_v2.1, whole genome shotgun sequence genomic stretch:
- the LOC107916751 gene encoding ADP-ribosylation factor-like protein 8c, with translation MGLLDSLLNWLRSLFFKQEMELSLVGLQNAGKTSLVNSIATGGYSEDMIPTVGFNMKKVTKGNVTIKLWDLGGQRRFRTMWERYCRGVSAIVYVVDAADRDGVPISRTELHDLLTKPSLSGIPLLVLGNKIDKSEALSKQALVDQLGLESISDREVCCYMISCKDSVNIDVVIDWLIKHSRSAK, from the exons ATGGGTTTGTTGGATTCACTTCTCAATTGGCTCCGCAG CTTATTCTTTAAGCAGGAAATGGAACTATCTCTCGTCGGTCTTCAGAATGCAGGAAAAACATCTCTTGTTAATTCCATTGCT ACAGGGGGCTATAGTGAAGACATGATTCCCACC GTTGGATTTAATATGAAAAAAGTTACAAAGGGAAATGTGACGATAAAGCTTTGGGACCTTGGAGGGCAACGAAGGTTTCGTACCATGTGGGAGCGTTACTGCCGTGGGGTCTCTGCTATCGT ATATGTAGTTGATGCTGCTGATAGAGACGGTGTTCCGATATCCCGAACTGAGTTACACGACCTCTTGACAAAACCTTCCTTGAGTGGAATTCCTTTGCTTGTTCTTGGTAACAAAATTGACAAGTCAGAAGCTCTTTCGAAGCAAGCTTTGGTGGATCAGCT AGGTCTGGAATCAATCAGTGATAGAGAGGTGTGCTGCTACATGATTTCATGCAAAGATTCCGTAAATATAGATGTCGTCATCGATTGGCTAATCAAGCACTCGAGATCCGCCAAATAA
- the LOC107930467 gene encoding plasmodesmata-located protein 7 — translation MAIMAANALLSLSICFVSFTFLSIQTVVSSSTDSFVFGGCSQQKYTPNSPFESNLNSLFTSLVNSATYSTYNTYTIIGSSPQDVVYGLYQCRGDLSMPDCATCVARAITKAGSYCPSACGGAVQLQGCFVKYDNATFLGVQDKNVVFKKCGPSVEYDKESEIVGRRDAVMNGLMNGGGSFRVGGSGDVQGLAQCVGDLNADDCRDCLSEAIGRLKTECRAAAYGDLYLGKCYARFSTFGAWDNLAERHNSPFSLVFWLLMPLLSSSFFLLS, via the coding sequence ATGGCGATAATGGCAGCTAATGCTCTACTCTCGCTCTCCATATGCTTCGTCTCTTTCACGTTTCTCTCCATCCAAACAGTGGTTTCTTCATCTACAGATTCATTCGTCTTTGGAGGCTGTTCTCAACAAAAATACACACCCAACTCACCCTTCGAGTCCAATCTCAACTCACTATTCACTTCCCTAGTTAACTCAGCCACTTACTCCACCTACAACACCTACACCATCATAGGCTCAAGTCCCCAAGACGTTGTTTACGGCCTTTACCAATGCCGCGGCGACCTTTCTATGCCGGATTGCGCCACCTGCGTCGCCCGTGCAATCACCAAAGCTGGCTCCTATTGCCCATCCGCATGCGGTGGCGCGGTTCAGCTGCAAGGCTGCTTCGTCAAGTACGACAACGCTACCTTCCTAGGAGTCCAGGATAAGAACGTGGTGTTCAAGAAGTGCGGGCCGTCGGTGGAATACGACAAGGAATCGGAGATCGTGGGCCGTCGAGATGCGGTGATGAACGGGTTGATGAACGGCGGTGGATCATTCAGAGTGGGCGGGTCAGGGGATGTCCAGGGTTTGGCTCAATGCGTGGGGGACCTTAACGCCGACGATTGTCGGGATTGTTTGTCGGAAGCAATCGGACGGTTGAAAACCGAATGTAGAGCAGCGGCGTACGGCGATTTGTACTTGGGCAAGTGTTATGCCAGGTTCTCCACTTTTGGGGCTTGGGATAATTTAGCTGAAAGACATAATTCGCCATTTTCATTGGTTTTTTGGCTGCTAATGCCATTGTTGTCTTCCTCATTTTTCTTGCTTTCTTAA